Proteins encoded in a region of the Bactrocera tryoni isolate S06 chromosome 4, CSIRO_BtryS06_freeze2, whole genome shotgun sequence genome:
- the LOC120775981 gene encoding uncharacterized protein LOC120775981, with product MSDLFVDMHQLRTAAALQSTNQRKNRQYNDNNSHGNASYGRNNEYTRTPESQHSTTTTNANTNDDYGDADVDEEIANVLSLKLRKPKHWRWELSTSRSCSNIALPRILLYDHKGQLLVDVDSQEEQCYSQPQTTTSPKPAKGGNNAQPARKRVSKAASTNLAQSIKQALDRQFSGLHIQEATPSPVPSNKNSVETTPSTEHTPTLSSTIDYFTNELPDYKIQRRANSLKGVRFKVNEISDANSDVNGNVKSAQKSFNLADLPTPPSTTTTPTTPSNSSSSGPREKRRYRRSHSSGRSPATSESILERFSFNKGRFSSPEYAEEHEVYHAPRYFLRTSKAGTLVVQEESFSRYRRRRKLRNSSTENIQSGQGSGSKSSLKMSDSGAHEHLNVNAAARICGSLLNVTELGPQVAQRKVFPVRRYRSDGNVLLQKQPISSDEHEERERAHAKAKDSVIPWQQQRKYRTDRRPIRKELIIIDPENVVQPGAVTTGSR from the exons ATGTCCGATTTGTTTGTAGATATGCACCAGCTGCGGACCGCTGCAGCATTGCAAAGTACAAATCAACGAAAAAATAGACAGtacaatgacaataacagcCACGGCAACGCTTCATATGGCCGGAACAATGAATACACTCGAACACCTGAGTCACAACATTCGACAACGACCACCAATGCCAACACTAATGACGATTATGGTGATGCAGATGTTGACGAGGAGATCGCCAATGTTTTGAGCTTGAAACTGCGCAAACCGAAGCATTGGCGCTGGGAGCTGAGTACATCACGTTCATGTTCCAACATCGCACTGCCACGTATACTGCTCTACGATCATAAAGGTCAATTGTTGGTGGATGTGGACAGCCAAGAGGAGCAGTGCTATAGTCAGCCACAAACGACTACATCTCCGAAGCCGGCTAAAGGCGGAAATAATGCGCAGCCAGCACGCAAACGGGTCAGCAAGGCTGCATCTACCAACTTGGCACAATCGATAAAACAAGCTTTGGATCGACAATTCAGTGGCTTGCATATACAAGAGGCGACACCCTCGCCAGTACCTTCTAACAAGAACAGTGTCGAGACCACGCCATCCACCGAACATACCCCTACATTATCTTCAACTATTGACTATTTCACCAATGAGCTGCCTGATTACAAAATACAGCGACGCGCCAATTCCTTGAAAGGTGTACGTTTCAAAGTTAATGAAATCTCGGATGCAAACTCCGATGTAAATGGCAACGTTAAGAGCGCACAAAAGTCATTCAATCTAGCCGATTTGCCTACGCCGCCTTCTACAACAACCACCCCAACCACACCGAGTAATTCTTCATCGTCTGGTCCACGCGAGAAGCGTCGCTACAGACGTTCGCATAGTTCTGGCCGTTCACCGGCAACGTCTGAGTCGATACTGGAACGTTTTAGTTTCAATAAGGGACGCTTCTCTTCACCTGAATATGCCGAGGAACACGAAGTCTATCACGCACCGCGCTATTTTCTGCGCACAAGCAAGGCAGGCACTCTGGTAGTGCAAGAGGAGAGCTTCAGCCGCTATCGTCGGCGACGTAAGCTGCGCAACTCATCCACGGAAAATATACAGAGCGGTCAAGGAAGTGGCTCGAAGAGCTCACTCAAAATGTCGGACAGCGGCGCTCATGAGCATCTGAACGTAAACGCTGCAGCGCGTATATGCGGTAGCCTGTTGAATGTGACGGAGCTAGGGCCACAGGTGGCACAAAGAAAGGTATTCCCAGTACGTCGGTATCGTAGCGACGGTAATGTGTTGCTACAAAAGCAGCCAATCAGCTCGGATGAGCACGAAGAGCGTGAGCGAGCACATGCGAAAGCGAAAGACTCTGTGATACCGTGGCAGCAGCAACGCAAATATCGCACTGATCGAAGACCGATCAGAAAAG AATTGATTATTATTGATCCGGAAAATGTTGTACAGCCTGGCGCTGTTACCACAGGTTCAAGGTGA